ATCTATCTTTCAAAGTTCTTATAGTCTTTTTCATTCGGTATATCTTTTACGGTCAAAGTTTTATCTATTTAGTTTGAATATGGCAAATTTAGGTATATTGCAGAATATAATGCCATTCTTAGAACTGTAATTTTGAAAAACTTTAAAAGTTTAACATAAAGATAAGAGTTGATGTTACTTGTCATACAAAGATATTAATTTATAAGTGCTGCCATAGGGGTTCTTGAGAATAGATTCTTTCCGTCTAATGTAATATAGATCGATGTGGAAATTCAATGAAATGACCTTAAATTTGACTTTTTGTTAAGATATTTATAAGAAAAATGCGAAATTATTTTGAAGTTATTGAATAAAAGAGTATCTTAGATGCTTGAAATTATTAATAATCTATAAACCTTCATTTCATGAGATTTAAGATGACTTTCCGTATAGACCGCAGTCAGGGTGATTGTTTACCAATAAACTATCAGTATGAACAGTCTGCGGTCATATATAAGATATTGTCGAATGCTGATAAAGCTTATTCGGCGTGGTTGCATGATAATGGCTTTCAGCTTGATAATGGAAAGCATTTCAAGTTGTTCTGCTATTCGCGTTTTCAATTTGAGAAATATCGTATTATGAGAGCAGCAAAGTGTATTAATATCATAGGGGATAAGATAGAATGGTATGTCAGTTTCCTGCCCGAGAAGAGCACAGCTGAGTTTGTCCATGGTTTGTTTGCCAATCAGCATGTAGTGATTGGGAATAAGGATTATCGGGTAGCCTTGGATGTAGTCGGCATTGAGGCTTTATCTTCTAAGCCTTTAGAAGACGCAATGACTTTCCGTGTAAACTCTTCTGTCTGTATTCGGGAGAAGAAAGATAATCGGGTACAATATCTTTCTCCTTTAGACAATCATTATAGGGAGGGCTTGTTG
The nucleotide sequence above comes from Segatella oris. Encoded proteins:
- the cas6 gene encoding CRISPR-associated endoribonuclease Cas6 — encoded protein: MRFKMTFRIDRSQGDCLPINYQYEQSAVIYKILSNADKAYSAWLHDNGFQLDNGKHFKLFCYSRFQFEKYRIMRAAKCINIIGDKIEWYVSFLPEKSTAEFVHGLFANQHVVIGNKDYRVALDVVGIEALSSKPLEDAMTFRVNSSVCIREKKDNRVQYLSPLDNHYREGLLKGLLARYESFYGCPFVGDISSFGFELLTHKPKSVLITIKADTPEQTRVRGFRYDFRLKAPIELMKIAYEGGLGELCSQGFGFIENK